Part of the Candidatus Baltobacteraceae bacterium genome is shown below.
GCGACCGGGAACGTGCTCCCCTTAGCCTCGATTCCGCTTACGGGGCGTCCGCGCGGAATCGCGATCACGCCGAAGTCGAGCGCGGCGCCGACCTACACGCCGGCAGCGGTCGGGGTGCGGCCGGCCGCGACGAGCAGCGCCAGCGCTAGTCCGAGCCCAAGTCCCAGCCCAAAAATCCACAGCGAAATCATCGTCATGTCGGCCGTCGTCCCGACCGCCTTTTATCCCAACCAGTTGCAGCTGTGGCTCGAGGGCGCCACCGGACCCTACGACACGATTGCCGGTCCGAATCCGAATTTGAACGTTCCCGGTGGTGTGGCGCTCGACGAAAACAACAACATTTACGTCACGGAAGTCCAAGGACAGCGCGTCGATAAGTTCATTCTGCCGACGCCGTCCCCGACGCCCAAGCCCACGCCCACGCCGAAGACGACGCCGACTCCGTCGGCAAGCCCGTCGACCAGTCCGAGCACCTCGCCTTCGCCCAGCGCATCGCCCTCGCCGTCACCGACGCCGATCAACGTTCGCCCCACGTTTTCGATCACCGGTAAGAACACGCACGTGTTCGTTCCCACCAGCGTCGCGCTCGACCACGCAGGCAACGTGTACGTCGCCGACCAGGGTGCCGCGCATGCCAAGTGCGGTTCCAACAGCGCCCCGGCGATTCTCATCTTTGCCCATCCAAGGGTCAAGGGCATAGGAAACATCATCAGCAGTCCGCCGGCGCACATCATTTCCGGATGCGCGACCCAGCTCAATGCGCCGACCGATATCAAAGTCGATTCGCAAGGTTTGATCTACGTCGCCGACACGACGCAGTCCGGCAGCGGAGTCGTCTACATCTTCGCGCCGGGCAAATACGGTAACGCCGCCTCCATGGGGTTCTACACCTCGGGCGGCAACGTGTCCGGTCTGATCGTAGTGCCGTAGGAACGCCCAAAGGAGCCGCCGTTCTTTCGCGTGATCTGGGTGTAACGGCTCTCCATAGCCTCGTCGATGCGGCAACGCCGCGAGAGAAGGCCGAGGCGATTGCGGCGGCCGCACGATCGGCGGTTGGCGGCGGCACCACGACCGTATTGCTCTTCAGCGACGCCACGACGATCGTGGGGGCCTCGCCGCACGACGCCGTCGCGTTTACCTTGCGCGACGACTCTCTCGAACTGCGCCGTCTCTTCCTTCACGCCGTCGCGCGCTATGGCGACGTCGCGACGTACCTCGGTACCGCGCAGCAGCGTCCGCTCGCGGGCACGAGCGCGTCGGCGTGCAAGAGTGACGTCGTCCTCGTCGCGCTGATGGTTGGACGACGCTCCATCGGCGTCGTCGTCGTCAACGTCGAAGGCGAACCCGATCGCGACGCGCTCGACCTTCTTACGGGCTTTTGCCGGCTTGCCGCTCGCCTCATCGACATGGATCGCGCGCTGCTGTCGGCGCGACGGCAATCGCGCGACAGCCGGCTGCTGGCGATGGTGAACGAACGTCTGCATAAATCGCTCGACCGGCGCGACGTTCTATTCGGCATCGTCGAGGGCGTGCGCGCGGCTTTCGGGGCGGACCGGTGCATCGTCTATCAGCGCTCGCACGACGGGGAGCGCGCAGTTCCGGTGGCGGTCGCGGCGCAAGGCAGCACGGCTTCGATAACGGCCGAGCCGGTCGAGCTCGACGCGGACCTGCGCAAAGTCTTCGGCGGTCTCACCCTTCGCACCGACGATAGCGTGGCGGTTCCGTTCGTCGTCGAGGGCCGCGTTGAGGACGCGCTGATGCTGTCGTTCGACCGGCCCAATGCATTCGACGACGCCGACGTGACGGCGGTGCGTTCGCTCGCGTTTCACGTCGGTTTGGCGCTCTCGAACGCGCGGCTGTACGAGCGCGAGCGGGCACGCCGAAAACAGGCCGAGTCGCTGGAGCGCGTGGTTCGGATCCTGCGCGACACGCAGTACGTCGACGAAGTGCTGCTCGTCTTCGTCGTCACCGTGTCGCACGAACTGCCCGTCGACTGCGCGGCTTATCGCCTTGAAGGCAACGTGATGGCGCGGCGCGCGCTGCGCCTGCGCGAGCAGCGTTCGCCCGTTTTCGAGGAGCGAATCGAGCGCCAATACCTCGAGCCGTTCTTCTCGGTCGACGAACCCAGCGATGCGGCCCTGCTTCCGCGCGCCGTGCGCGGCGCGCTGTTCGAAGGGCGCAGCGGCGTTGTGGTGCCGCTGCGGCTCGACGGTGGTTTGTGGGGGATGCTCGCGGTTCGCGGTACGCCCGATGCGGAGTTGGAATGGTCGACGGAGGAGCGCGTGACGTTCTTTCGTACGCTGGGTTCGCATTTGGAAATCGCGCTAGCCAACGCGCACGCATACGAGCGCGAGCTGCGCCGCGCACAGGAGCGCGAAACGCTGGCTGAAGCGGCACGGACGATCCTGAGCCACCGCGCGCTCGGACCGCTAGCGGCAGCGATGTGCCGGTTGGCCGCGACGCTCGTGCACGCCGGCAGCGCTTGCGTTCTCAACTGGCACGGCGCGTCGTACGTGCGGACCGGCTCGTACGGTGAGGATGTCGACGTTCTCATCGCCGAGAGCGGCTTCGACACGACGCATCGCGTCGAGCGGTCCGCAGCGATGGGCGGGGAAGAGCGGCGCATTCAACGGTTCATCGACGGACCCGGGTACGTCGTCGTTCCGCTGCCGCGGCCGGTAGCCGAGAATGACGGCGACACCATCGACACGTTTCTGCTCGTGGGCAAACCGGGCGCCGAGCGGTTCGGCCGCGACGAGCTGCGCCTGCTCCAGGAGCTCGGCGCGCTGCTCGTGCTGGCACTGCGCAACATCGAGCTGTACGAAGCCGTCGTTCGAGCGAACTACGCGCTGCAAGAGTCCAGCGAGTTCAAAGACGATCTCTTGGCCATGCTCGCACACGATTTCAAGGGACCGTTGACGGTGATCTCGGGGTACTGCGAGCTGCTGCTGGAGAGCGACCGGGATCACGAGGACGAGATCGAAACCGTCAACGCCCAAACGCAGCGGCTGATTGCACTCTCGGAGGACGCGCTCGTGCTCGCGCAGACGCAGGCCGAGGGGTTCTCGCTGGTTCGAACGACCGTCGATCTCGGCACGTTCGTGAAGGAGTGCGTCGAGGCAACGGCGCCGAACAACCCGCGGCTGGTCGTGTCGGTGCCCAAGAAACGGTTACCGGTCGAACTCGATCCGCAACGCTTCCGTCACGTGATCGACAATCTGGTTTCCAACGCGCTGAAGTACTCCGAGGCACAAGCGCTCGTGACGGTGCGCGCCGAGAAGGGACGCGCCGTCATCGCCGTCGCCGACCGAGGGATCGGCATCCCGCCCGAGGAGCTGCCCGCCCTGTTCACCCGTTTCGGGCGAGCGAGCAACGCCCGAAACCGCGGGATCGCCGGCTCGGGCATCGGACTCTACGTTGCCAAAAAAGTCGTCGAGGCGCATCGTGGGACCCTCGACGTGCAGTCTAAGGAAAACGAGGGAAGCACCTTCACGGTATCCCTTCCAATCGCGGAGAATAGTTAGGACCCTTTTTATGTCATTTTTGAAGAGTATTTTCGACGGAAACGAGCGCGAGGTGGCCCGCGTCAGGCGGACTGCGGTCGCGGTCAACGCCCTTGAAGGCGAGATCTCCGCGCTATCCGACGAGGCGCTGCGCGCCAAGACCGGGGAGTTCCGCGGCCGTTTGGACGCAGGTGAATCGCTCGACGCGATGTTGCCCGAAGTCTTCGCCGTGGTCCGCGAAGCCGGAAAACGGACGCTCGGCATGCGCCATTTCGACGTCCAGATCATGGGCGGACAAGTGCTATACGAAGGCCGGATCGCCGAGATGAAAACCGGCGAAGGCAAGACGCTCGTTTCGACGCTGCCTATTTTCGCGCGAGCTCTCGAAGGACGCGGGGTCCACCTCGTGACCGTCAACGACTACTTGGTGCGTCGCGACGCGGAGTGGATGGGCGCAATCTACCAGTTTTTAGGCCTCTCCGTCGGCATTATTCAGCACGGGCTCGACCCGGCGGAGCGCCGCGCGGCCTACGCCTGCGACATCACCTACGTTACGAACAACGAAGTCGGTTTCGATTATCTGCGCGACAACATGGCGTGGCAGGTCGAGGACCTCGTTCAGCGCGAGCTGTACTTCGCGCTCGTCGACGAAGTCGATTCGATTCTGATCGACGAAGCGCGCACGCCGCTGATCATCAGCGGCCCGTCGCAAGAATCGACCGAGCTCTACCAAAAGTTCGCGCAAATCCTTCCGCGCCTCAAGAAAGAAGAAGACTTCACCGTCGACGAGAAGGCGCACGCCGTCCCGATCACGGAAGCCGGCGTCGCGAAGGTCGAGAAGATGCTGGGCATCCAGAATCTCTACGACCAGCGCAATATCGAGCTGACGCACCAGCTCAACGCGGCCCTCAAGGCGTGGAACTTGTTCCATCGCGATCAGCAGTACATCGTCAAAGACGGTGACGTGATCATCGTCGACGAGTTCACCGGACGGCTGATGTACGGCCGGCGCTACTCCGACGGCATCCATCAGGCGATCGAGGCGAAGGAAGGCATCAAGGTTCGCGGCGAGGATCAGACGCTCGCGACGATTACGTTCCAAAATCTCTTCCGTCTGTACGATCATCTCGCCGGTATGACCGGCACGGCAAAAACCGAAGAACGTGAGTTTCGCGACATCTACGGCCTCGACGTCGTAGTCGTTCCGACGAACATGCCGATGATCCGTAAGGACAACTCCGACATCGTTTACAAGAGCGAGAAGGCAAAGTTCGAAGCCGTCGTCGACGAGATCATCGCCGAGCACCAAAAAAACCGTCCGGTTCTCGTCGGCACGCGCTCGATCGAAAAGAGCGAATTGCTGGCCGCGATGCTGCGCCGCAAAGGCGTCGAATGCAACGTCCTCAACGCCAAATACCACGAGCAGGAAGCCGAGATCATTAAGGATGCGGGACAACCGGCGCAGGTAACCATCGCTACGAACATGGCGGGCCGCGGTACCGACATCAAGCTCGGTGAGCGCGTCGCGCAAAGCGGCGGACTGCACATCATCGGCACCGAGCGCCACGAGTCGAGGCGTATCGACAACCAGCTCCGCGGCCGATCGGGACGTCAAGGCGACCCCGGCTCGTCGCGCTTCTACGTTTCGCTGGAGGACGAAGTCATGCGTCTCTTCGGCGGCGAGCGCATGACGGCAATCATGGATAGGGTCGGCTTTACCGACGAGCAGCCGATCGAATCGGGACTCGTTACGAAGTCGATCGAGCGCGCGCAAAGTAAAGTCGAAAATCACAACTACGAGATCCGCAAACACGTTCTCGAGTACGACGACGTGATGAACAAGCAGCGCGCGATCATCTACGCCGATCGCCGCGCCATTCTCGAAGGCAAATTCGATTCGCGGACCTTCCTGCTGCAGACGCTCGAGGCAAAAGTCGACGAGACGGTCGAGCAGAACGCACCGGAGAACGCACACCCCAGCGACTGGGGTTTGGGCGAGATGATCAACGAACTCGATATCATCTTCCCCGCCAAGCGCGCCGCGTCGGTGAGCGATCTCGAGAACAAGGATCGCGAAGAAATTCGCCGTTTCCTCAACGCCAAAGCGCTCGAAGCCTACGAAGCCAAGGAAAACGAGGTGACGCCGGAGATTCTGCGCGTCGTGGAGCAGCGCTATCTGCTGCTGCCGATCATCGATCGGCAGTGGGTCGACCATCTCTACGTGATGGATCATCTCAAGACCGGCATCGGCCTTCGCGGGTACGGTCAGAAAGATCCGCGTGTGGAGTACGAAAAGGAAGCCTTCGAAATCTTCGAGTCCCTCAAGAACAATATCGCCGACGAAGCGATCAAGGGCGTCTTCCGCGTGCAGATCGAACACGGGCCGCCGCCCGCGGAGCTGATGGCGCAGCAACACGGAGCGGGACCGCAGTTCGAACCGATTCCGTCGGGTGAAATTCTTCCGCAACCCGCGCAACAGGGTCGTCTCGCACCGCAAGAGGTCGAGCAGCTTCTCGGCCCGATGCCGGGCACGGATCGCCGGCCCCAGCAGCTCCACACCAACAAGGACGACGAGTCGCCGGCTAAGCCCATGCAACGCGAACAACCCAAGGTCGGACGCAACGAACTATGTCCCTGTGGAAGCGGCAAGAAGTTCAAAAAATGTCACGGGGCCGCGGCGTAGCGTAAACGCAGGTCTGGTCAAGGCCCAAACGCATAGAGTTTATGGTTGAACGAACCGACGAAGACGCGGTTATCGACCAGCGGTGCTCCAAAGACGCCGCAACTCCCGTACGAAGTGCAGGGCGAGCCGATGATTGTCCCGCTATGCCACAAAAGCACCCCCGTCGCATCGTTGAACGCCCAGAGCTGGTCGCCTATGCCGTCGGTGAAGTAGACGACTCCGTTTGCAACCGTGGGAGCTTGATTGTCGTTATCCGTCGCGTTCGTCGTGCCGACGCTGGCCTTCCACTGGAGCGTTAATCCCTTGCAGCCGCCCGCAGTTTGCGCGAATGCATTGAGCCCGTACGCATAGTTTCCGGTCGACTTCGGATTGCCCACGTAGACGAGCCCGGTAGCCGGATCGAATGCCGGCACTCCGATGAAGTCGCCGATATCCGTGGTCTTGGCGACTTGAATTTGTTGCACCGCCGTAAGGCCGCTTGAGTTTTCCCCATAGGTGTAGAGATATCCGTCCTTGTTTTTCGTGGTCGAAAGCTCCGCGGAGCAATTGGGAGTACTATAGAGCATCGGCGTCGCTCCGTAGTCGGAATCGTTCTTCACGTTGACGCCGTTGATAGTCGCCCCTTCATAGCTTATGAGATTCAGCTGCGGGCTCAGCTCGACGACGGCATCTCCGTACGGATACGTTTCGCCCATAGTATTAGTCGGGCAGCCGCTTGCGGTCGTCGCTATATTGCCGGTCGCGACCAACACGTCGTTCGTCAGGGGATCGATCGACGCGCCACCCATTCCCCAAATCCCACCACCGCAATAAACGGTGGCGGATGTACTGGGCGCGGTCCTGCTGGGAAGGAAGGCGGCAACGACCTGGTGTGTTGCCGTACTAATTGCGACGATGCGGCCATGCCATGGCGCTCTATCGCAAAAGGCTGCCGTCTCGGCGTAGAGCAAACCGTTACTGGGGTTAAATGTCAGCGCCGAATAGATATGATCTTGCGCCGGGGTCCCGATGACGGACTGCGTAATCGGATCGAAGAGAATATTTACCCGCCACTGCTCGACACCCGTGGACATCGAGAGCGCGTGCACGTTGTCACTGGCGTCAGCGACGTACACGAGGCCGGAGCTCCTGTCGAACGTAGCCGTCCCGGTAATACCGAATTGACCTCCGGGAAGGTCGAGGCAACTGGTGTGTTGCGGGGCCCCAAAGGTGGAGTTACTCCATAGCACGGCGCCGCTGTCGGCGTTGATTGCATAGAAGACGTTGTTTTCGGCGCCGACGTAGAGTACGTTCACCGGCGTACCATTCATCGAAACGTTGGTGGCTAGTACCGGCTGGGCGGTGATCGCAGCTCCGAGATCTGTCGGCGTCGCCCATTTTTCGCTCAATCCGCTCGAAACATTGCTTGCTGTAAGGGTGCTTTCGTTCGGATTATCACCCGTCCGCTGCAAATTGTATCCAAACGTGTTCCAGTCGACATACCCGCTGCTTTCGGTCCCGGCGGCGTAGTGATTCGCGATCTGGGTGGCCGTCAATGCTCTACCGGCGTAAACGGCCACTTCATCGATGGTCCCCTTGAATGACGGACCGTTGAGCGCCGGTGCGTTGCCGATCGTCAAGCCGGCTCCTTGATTGGATTTGAAGTCGCGTCCTGCCGGTGCCGGCGCGGTAGCGACCTGCGAACCGTTCACGAAAATCCGTGCCGTATGCACATCATACGTTCCGGCAACGTAGTACGTCGTGTTCGGCAAAAGCGGAGTCGGCGCGGCGAGATTCACCGTACCGCCGTCAAGTGAAAGCGTGACGTTGATCTTTCCGTCCGCCGATAAGAAGAGCCCGTAAAGCGGCGAGGACGACCCGTCGTTACCGTATCCGAGGACGAACGTTTGGTTCGACGGTACGGAAGCAAATCGTACCCATGCCTCGAACGAGACCACACAACAGGGTCGCAATAACGTCGTAGCCGGTACCGCAACGACGCCGGCTGCGGATGCCAGACCCGGAAACGACATCGCGGCGTCGGTGGACGTCGCGATGAGCCCCGGAGCGCTTTCCGCAATAGAGCTGCCGATCTTCCCGCTCAGGGCCCGCCCCGAAGAATCGTGCGCAGTCGTGCCGGTATCGTCAAGACGGTAGTACGCCGTTGGTGAATCGGCCAGAATGACCTGGGCGTAATCGGCGGACGACTGAAACGGGTGAACGTGGAACTTGCCGTTCGCCGGCATTCTCGGTGTAGGAATCGGCGCCGAATCGTGACCGCTGCAACCCGCAAGCAAAGCAAAAGCTACGAGAATAGATAACGCGGAACGGACTGGCCCGCAAGATCGCCGATCTTTCATTTGCAACACCCCGTAGGAAGGTTTCCCGCAATTCTACTCTCCTCGTGTTCGCAACGATATGGGCCGAATGGCCAAGGGCCGGTCGCGTTTTTAGTACGGGGTCAAGTGGATCGGGGGTTGCTGCGTTGGGAAGATGGGAGCCGTTATGAGGCCGGCGACCGGCGGTGTGCCGATCGGTGACGAGCCGATCGGGGATGGCGTTATCGGTTGCCAAGGATCCAGCGGCGGATTTGAGATTGGGCCAAAGACCGGGCCGCCGATAATCGGCGTACCGATGGGAGTCGGCGTGCCGATCGGCGATTGCTGATTTCCGGCGACGAGCGAACCGCCGAGATCGACGTTCTGCGCGTTGGCTTCAACGTTGACGCCTTGACCCTGAGCGGTGAGCGTCGTTTGAATGCTTCCGCCGTACTGATTTTGCGCTAGAACGGAAAGCGAGCCATTGCCGTTGCACGTAACGCTCGCGCCGCTGCCGAGATTGAGCGTCTGTCCCGCGGCGATCGGAATCATGCGATCTCCATCGCGCACGGTGGCTTGTCCTTCGTTGTTCATCGACACTGCGACGTTACCGTTGTCGAGCGCAACCGTGGCCGACTGGTTCCACGTCACCCCTTTGGCGTTCGGCGCCGTGACCTGCGTCGAGACCTGATAGCCGCCGGGAATCGAATTGGAGTCGAGCAGATCGGGCTGAGACGACATGCTGTTCCAATGGCTGCCGTTGAAGGACAGATGCGGGTCGCCGGTGCTCGATCCCGAGGCGTTGGAAAAGTACTGCTCGTTGCCGTAGCCGTTGCAGCCGCCCGTGTAGCCGCCGTATCCTCCGTATTCGCCGTAGCCGGCGTTGCCCATCATCGACTGCAGCATCTGCATGAGCTGTTGCAAGAGGCCCGACAGCGGGCCGAAGAGTGCGGTCTGAGTTGGGTTTTGCTGCATGGCGTCGCTGATTCCCGGCGGCACGAAGCGCGTGATACCGTCCTGGGTACCGAGCGGCTGAGCGAGCAGATTTTGCGCCGGTGAAAGAACGCTCTCGGCCGCGGTCTCGAGCGGTGCGAGCGTTGTGGGGCCGAGTTGGCCGTCTAGGGGTTGGACGTACATTGCACACCTCCGTCGTGAGTCGCACACCGTTCACGACGGGAGCGCGCGGCGACAAGGGAGGGCGGCCGAATTCCCGAAAACGCTTTCCCCTCATGAGCGACTCTCAACTTACCGCCATCGCACGTCTCGACGATCGTCTCACGACGCTCAAGGAGCGTCTTTGACTTCGCCGGTAAGTCGCGCCGCATAAGCGAGCTCGAAGCGCGCTCGCACGCGGAGGGTTTTTGGAACGAGCCCGAGAGCGCTCAGCGCATCATGAAGGAGCTCGCCGGCCTCCGCGAGGAGAACGCCAAGATCGAAGCCGCCGCAAAGGCGCTGCAGGACGCGCGCGACGTTCTCGAACTCTTCGGCGACGACGACGAGGCCACGCGCGACGTCGATACGGGGATCGCGTCGGCCCAGCAAATCGTCGACGACCTCGAGATGGCCGCCAACTTCGACGGCGAGTTCGACGCGCACAACGCCATTCTCAGCGTTTTTGCCGGTGCGGGCGGCGTCGATGCGGCCGATTGGACGCAGATGATGGCGCGCATGTATTTGCGATGGGCCGAGGCCAAAGGCTTCCAGACGCAAATCGTCGACGAGTCGCCGGCCGAAGAGGCCGGATTGAAATCGATAACGTTCTTCGTGCGCGGCCGCAACGCGTACGGAATGCTCGAGAGCGAGCGCGGCGTTCACCGGCTCGTTCGCCTCTCGCCGTTCGACGCCGCGCATCGGCGGCACACGTCGTTTGCCGCCGTCGACGTCATTCCCGAGATCGAGGCGGACGAAAGCACCGACGTCGAGATTAAATCCGACGACTTGCGCATCGAGACGTTCAAGTCGGGCGGTGCGGGCGGTCAATACGTGAACAAGACCGAATCGGCGGTCCGGATCGTGCACCTTCCGAGTGGAATCGTCGTTGCGTCGCAGCAGGAGCGGTCGCAGGCGCAGAACCGCGAGGTCGCGATGAACATCTTGCGCGCGAAGCTCGTGCAGCGGGCCGCGCGGGAGCACGAGAACAAACTCGCCGGTTTACGCGGGGAGCGCCAGGCCAACGAGTGGGGCAGCCAGATTCGTTCCTACGTGCTGCAGCCGTACCAACTCGTGAAGGATCATCGCACCGACGTGGAGACCGGCAACGCACAGGCGGTGCTCGACGGGGACATCGATGGGTTCATTTGGCCATATCTGCTGAAGCGACGCGCGGCAGTCTAGAACGTCGCGTTAGCGACGGGCTGCTTTGGCTGGGCTGCCTTCTTTACGCAGCGCTTTTCACGTTTCTTGGCGCCGTCAAGTACGCCGCTCACCGCAATCTCGTCGATTTCGGTATCTTCCAGCAGACGGTAGCGAGCGCGTTCGGATGTTTTTGTAACCCGCTCGAGGGAAGCCACTGGGCCTTCCACTTCTCGCCCATCCTCTATCTCGCCGCCGCTGCCGTTGCCGTCGTCCACTCGCCGCTGACGCTGGTCGCGCTGCAAGCAATCGCGGGGGCGTTGTGCGCTCCACCGGTATATGGCATCGTCAGGGCGCGCGCGGACGTTTCGACCGCGCGTCTCGCGGCCGTCGTTGCGTGGCTGTATCCGCCGCTGGCCGGCCTGGTGTTCGGAGATTTTCACGAAAATGGGTTCGCGCCCGCGGCGGTGGCATGGAGCCTCTACGCATTCGACGCCGGCGCCCTCACGATATCGGGTCTGTTTGCGGCGGTCGTGCTCGCCGTCAAAGAAGATCAGGCGATCTTCTTGGCCTGCGCCGAACTGGGCATGGCGTTTGCGTACCGCGGCGACGCGCGCCGGTGGCGGTTTGCCGTGGGTGTTGCGCTCGTCTCGCTGGCGGTCGAAGCCGTGTTCTTTCTCGTCATCGAGCCGCACGCGAACGCGTTGCCGGCGTGGCAGCCCACTCGTTTCTTCGCATGGACGGGCGCGGACCGGCACGCACTGTTTCCGCGCGGCATTTTAGAACGAATCGGATTCCTCGCGTTGATCCTCGCGCCGCTTGCGTTCGTTCCCCTGCGGACTCGCGCGATCGTTATCACGCTTGCTCCGCTGGTTGAAGTGCTCGCATCGCGCATGAGCACCACGTTTACGCTCGGGTCGCACTACGCGGGTGCCTGGATCGGTTACGTACTCGTTGCGTTCGCTACGGGTATCGGTCAGTTGGCGGAGCGCAATCGTGCGCGACTGACGCTCTATTGGGCCCTGGGGCTGTGCGTCGTCGAGTTCGCGGTGGCAAATCCGCTGCATCCGGGATTGAACCTGCGCGCGCGCCAGGCGCGCGACGTCGCGCTCGACGCGGCGTTGGCACGAATACCGCGCGACGCAAGCGTAGCAACGCAAGAAGAAGCCTACACGCACCTCGCGCTCGACGACCCCTACGTGCGTCTGCTTCCGGAAGACCCGCGGGTCGAAACGCAGGCGTGCTTCGTTTTGATCGATCGGGACTTTCCGAATTCGCCGCGGCTGCGAGAATACGGGAGTGCGCTTACAACCCTCGTGCGTAACGGCGTCTACGTGCCCGTTGGGAAGGAAGGCGGTATCGAGCTGTATCGCCGCTCGGCGCGATGCCGCTAGCCGGGTTGCGGCTCCGTCAGGATCAGCGTATCGTCGGGCACGAACGTCGATAATCCGGCATCGATGCGTGCGACCGAGCGTACGTTTTCGAACGAGACGCTCGCC
Proteins encoded:
- a CDS encoding DUF2079 domain-containing protein — translated: MAISAEATRGSLERRVSDGLLWLGCLLYAALFTFLGAVKYAAHRNLVDFGIFQQTVASAFGCFCNPLEGSHWAFHFSPILYLAAAAVAVVHSPLTLVALQAIAGALCAPPVYGIVRARADVSTARLAAVVAWLYPPLAGLVFGDFHENGFAPAAVAWSLYAFDAGALTISGLFAAVVLAVKEDQAIFLACAELGMAFAYRGDARRWRFAVGVALVSLAVEAVFFLVIEPHANALPAWQPTRFFAWTGADRHALFPRGILERIGFLALILAPLAFVPLRTRAIVITLAPLVEVLASRMSTTFTLGSHYAGAWIGYVLVAFATGIGQLAERNRARLTLYWALGLCVVEFAVANPLHPGLNLRARQARDVALDAALARIPRDASVATQEEAYTHLALDDPYVRLLPEDPRVETQACFVLIDRDFPNSPRLREYGSALTTLVRNGVYVPVGKEGGIELYRRSARCR
- a CDS encoding LamG-like jellyroll fold domain-containing protein; this encodes MPANGKFHVHPFQSSADYAQVILADSPTAYYRLDDTGTTAHDSSGRALSGKIGSSIAESAPGLIATSTDAAMSFPGLASAAGVVAVPATTLLRPCCVVSFEAWVRFASVPSNQTFVLGYGNDGSSSPLYGLFLSADGKINVTLSLDGGTVNLAAPTPLLPNTTYYVAGTYDVHTARIFVNGSQVATAPAPAGRDFKSNQGAGLTIGNAPALNGPSFKGTIDEVAVYAGRALTATQIANHYAAGTESSGYVDWNTFGYNLQRTGDNPNESTLTASNVSSGLSEKWATPTDLGAAITAQPVLATNVSMNGTPVNVLYVGAENNVFYAINADSGAVLWSNSTFGAPQHTSCLDLPGGQFGITGTATFDRSSGLVYVADASDNVHALSMSTGVEQWRVNILFDPITQSVIGTPAQDHIYSALTFNPSNGLLYAETAAFCDRAPWHGRIVAISTATHQVVAAFLPSRTAPSTSATVYCGGGIWGMGGASIDPLTNDVLVATGNIATTASGCPTNTMGETYPYGDAVVELSPQLNLISYEGATINGVNVKNDSDYGATPMLYSTPNCSAELSTTKNKDGYLYTYGENSSGLTAVQQIQVAKTTDIGDFIGVPAFDPATGLVYVGNPKSTGNYAYGLNAFAQTAGGCKGLTLQWKASVGTTNATDNDNQAPTVANGVVYFTDGIGDQLWAFNDATGVLLWHSGTIIGSPCTSYGSCGVFGAPLVDNRVFVGSFNHKLYAFGP
- a CDS encoding GAF domain-containing sensor histidine kinase, which translates into the protein MLFSDATTIVGASPHDAVAFTLRDDSLELRRLFLHAVARYGDVATYLGTAQQRPLAGTSASACKSDVVLVALMVGRRSIGVVVVNVEGEPDRDALDLLTGFCRLAARLIDMDRALLSARRQSRDSRLLAMVNERLHKSLDRRDVLFGIVEGVRAAFGADRCIVYQRSHDGERAVPVAVAAQGSTASITAEPVELDADLRKVFGGLTLRTDDSVAVPFVVEGRVEDALMLSFDRPNAFDDADVTAVRSLAFHVGLALSNARLYERERARRKQAESLERVVRILRDTQYVDEVLLVFVVTVSHELPVDCAAYRLEGNVMARRALRLREQRSPVFEERIERQYLEPFFSVDEPSDAALLPRAVRGALFEGRSGVVVPLRLDGGLWGMLAVRGTPDAELEWSTEERVTFFRTLGSHLEIALANAHAYERELRRAQERETLAEAARTILSHRALGPLAAAMCRLAATLVHAGSACVLNWHGASYVRTGSYGEDVDVLIAESGFDTTHRVERSAAMGGEERRIQRFIDGPGYVVVPLPRPVAENDGDTIDTFLLVGKPGAERFGRDELRLLQELGALLVLALRNIELYEAVVRANYALQESSEFKDDLLAMLAHDFKGPLTVISGYCELLLESDRDHEDEIETVNAQTQRLIALSEDALVLAQTQAEGFSLVRTTVDLGTFVKECVEATAPNNPRLVVSVPKKRLPVELDPQRFRHVIDNLVSNALKYSEAQALVTVRAEKGRAVIAVADRGIGIPPEELPALFTRFGRASNARNRGIAGSGIGLYVAKKVVEAHRGTLDVQSKENEGSTFTVSLPIAENS
- the secA gene encoding preprotein translocase subunit SecA; translation: MSFLKSIFDGNEREVARVRRTAVAVNALEGEISALSDEALRAKTGEFRGRLDAGESLDAMLPEVFAVVREAGKRTLGMRHFDVQIMGGQVLYEGRIAEMKTGEGKTLVSTLPIFARALEGRGVHLVTVNDYLVRRDAEWMGAIYQFLGLSVGIIQHGLDPAERRAAYACDITYVTNNEVGFDYLRDNMAWQVEDLVQRELYFALVDEVDSILIDEARTPLIISGPSQESTELYQKFAQILPRLKKEEDFTVDEKAHAVPITEAGVAKVEKMLGIQNLYDQRNIELTHQLNAALKAWNLFHRDQQYIVKDGDVIIVDEFTGRLMYGRRYSDGIHQAIEAKEGIKVRGEDQTLATITFQNLFRLYDHLAGMTGTAKTEEREFRDIYGLDVVVVPTNMPMIRKDNSDIVYKSEKAKFEAVVDEIIAEHQKNRPVLVGTRSIEKSELLAAMLRRKGVECNVLNAKYHEQEAEIIKDAGQPAQVTIATNMAGRGTDIKLGERVAQSGGLHIIGTERHESRRIDNQLRGRSGRQGDPGSSRFYVSLEDEVMRLFGGERMTAIMDRVGFTDEQPIESGLVTKSIERAQSKVENHNYEIRKHVLEYDDVMNKQRAIIYADRRAILEGKFDSRTFLLQTLEAKVDETVEQNAPENAHPSDWGLGEMINELDIIFPAKRAASVSDLENKDREEIRRFLNAKALEAYEAKENEVTPEILRVVEQRYLLLPIIDRQWVDHLYVMDHLKTGIGLRGYGQKDPRVEYEKEAFEIFESLKNNIADEAIKGVFRVQIEHGPPPAELMAQQHGAGPQFEPIPSGEILPQPAQQGRLAPQEVEQLLGPMPGTDRRPQQLHTNKDDESPAKPMQREQPKVGRNELCPCGSGKKFKKCHGAAA
- the prfB gene encoding peptide chain release factor 2; translation: MSELEARSHAEGFWNEPESAQRIMKELAGLREENAKIEAAAKALQDARDVLELFGDDDEATRDVDTGIASAQQIVDDLEMAANFDGEFDAHNAILSVFAGAGGVDAADWTQMMARMYLRWAEAKGFQTQIVDESPAEEAGLKSITFFVRGRNAYGMLESERGVHRLVRLSPFDAAHRRHTSFAAVDVIPEIEADESTDVEIKSDDLRIETFKSGGAGGQYVNKTESAVRIVHLPSGIVVASQQERSQAQNREVAMNILRAKLVQRAAREHENKLAGLRGERQANEWGSQIRSYVLQPYQLVKDHRTDVETGNAQAVLDGDIDGFIWPYLLKRRAAV